A window of the Lagenorhynchus albirostris chromosome 1, mLagAlb1.1, whole genome shotgun sequence genome harbors these coding sequences:
- the EIF2S1 gene encoding eukaryotic translation initiation factor 2 subunit 1 gives MPGLSCRFYQHKFPEVDDVVMVNVRSIAEMGAYVSLLEYNNIEGMILLSELSRRRIRSINKLIRIGRNECVVVIRVDKEKGYIDLSKRRVSPEEAIKCEDKFTKSKTVYSILRHVAEVLEYTKDEQLESLFQRTAWVFDDKYKRPGYGAYDAFKHAVSDPSILDGLDLNEDEREVLINNINRRLTPQAVKIRADIEVACYGYEGIDAVKEALRAGLNCSTETMPIKINLIAPPRYVMTTTTLERTEGLSVLNQAMAVIKEKIEEKRGVFNVQMEPKVVTDTDETELARQLERLERENAEVDGDDDAEEMEAKAED, from the exons ATGCCGGGTCTAAGTTGTAGATTTTATCAGCACAAATTTCCTGAGGTGGATGACGTAGTGATGGTGAATGTAAGGTCCATTGCTGAAATGGGAGCTTATGTCAGCTTGCTGGAATACAACAACATCGAAGGCATGATTCTTCTGAGTGAGTTGTCCAGAAGGCGTATCCGTTCTATAAACAAACTCATCCGAATTGGCAGGAATGAATGTGTGGTTGTTATcagagtggacaaagaaaaag GATATATTGATTTGTCAAAAAGAAGAGTTTCTCCAGAGGAAGCAATCAAATGTGAAGATAAATTTACCAAATCCAAAACT GTTTACAGCATTCTTCGTCATGTTGCTGAGGTCTTAGAATATACCAAGGACGAGCAGCTGGAAAGCCTGTTCCAGAGGACCGCTTGGGTCTTTGATGACAAGTACAAGAGACCCGGATACGGTGCCTATGATGCATTTAAGCACGCAGTCTC agACCCATCTATTTTGGATGGCTTAGATTTGAATGAAGATGAACGGGAAGTACTCATTAACAATATTAATAGGCGTTTGACTCCACAGGCTGTCAAAATTCGAGCag atatTGAAGTGGCTTGTTATGGTTATGAAGGCATCGATGCTGTAAAAGAAGCCCTGAGAGCAGGTTTGAATTGTTCTACAGAAACCATGCCCATCAAG ATTAATCTAATAGCTCCTCCTCGGTATGTAATGACTACAACCACCCTGGAGAGAACAGAAGGCCTCTCTGTCCTCAACCAAGCTATGGctgttataaaagaaaagattgaggAAAAGAGGGGCGTCTTCAATGTTCAAATGGAG CCCAAAGTGGTCACAGATACAGATGAGACTGAACTTGCAAGGCAGCTGGagaggctggagagagaaaaTGCCGAAGTGGATGGAGATGACGATGCAGAAGAAATGGAAGCCAAAGCCGAAGATTAA
- the ATP6V1D gene encoding V-type proton ATPase subunit D isoform X2 has product MWTLGGPEKAQTIMRARLRGAQTGRNLLKKKSDALTLRFRQILKKIIETKMLMGEVMREAAFSLAEAKFTAGDFSTTVIQNVNKAQVKIRAKKDNVAGVTLPVFEHYHEGTDSYELTGLARGGEQLAKLKRNYAKAVELLVELASLQTSFVTLDEAIKITNRRVNAIEHVIIPRIERTLAYIITELDEREREEFYRLKKIQEKKKILKEKSEKDLEQRKAAGEVMEPANLLAEEKDEDLLFE; this is encoded by the exons ATGTGGACCTTAGGAGGACCTGAAAA GGCACAGACCATCATGAGGGCTCGGTTAAGAGGAGCACAGACAGGTCGAAACCTCCTAAAGAAAAAATCTGACGCCTTAACTCTTCGATTTCGACAGATCCTTAAGAAGATAATAGAG ACTAAAATGTTGATGGGTGAAGTGATGAGAGAAGCTGCCTTTTCACTTGCTGAGGCCAAGTTCACAGCAGGGGACTTCAG caCCACAGTaatccaaaatgtaaataaagccCAAGTGAAGATTAGAGCAAAGAAAGATAATGTAGCAG GTGTTACTTTGCCAGTATTTGAACATTACCATGAAGGAACTGACA GTTATGAACTGACTGGTTTAGCCAGAGGAGGTGAACAGTTGGCTAAACTGAAGAGGAATTATGCCAAAGCAGTGGAACTACTGGTGGAACTAGCTTCGCTGCAG ACTTCCTTTGTTACTTTGGATGAAGCTATTAAGATAACCAACAGGCGTGTAAATGCCATTGAACATG TCATCATTCCCCGGATTGAACGTACCCTTGCTTATATCATCACAGAgctggatgagagagagagagaagagttcTATAG GttaaagaaaatacaggagaagaaaaagattcTCAAGGAAAAGTCTGAGAAGGACTTGGAACAACGGAAGGCAGCTGGAGAGGTGATGGAACCTGCTAATCTTCTGGCTGAAGAGAAGGATGAGGATCTTCTCTTTGAATAA
- the ATP6V1D gene encoding V-type proton ATPase subunit D isoform X1, which yields MAAKDRIEIFPSRMAQTIMRARLRGAQTGRNLLKKKSDALTLRFRQILKKIIETKMLMGEVMREAAFSLAEAKFTAGDFSTTVIQNVNKAQVKIRAKKDNVAGVTLPVFEHYHEGTDSYELTGLARGGEQLAKLKRNYAKAVELLVELASLQTSFVTLDEAIKITNRRVNAIEHVIIPRIERTLAYIITELDEREREEFYRLKKIQEKKKILKEKSEKDLEQRKAAGEVMEPANLLAEEKDEDLLFE from the exons ATGGCGGCCAAAGACCGAATTGAAATCTTTCCCTCGAGAAt GGCACAGACCATCATGAGGGCTCGGTTAAGAGGAGCACAGACAGGTCGAAACCTCCTAAAGAAAAAATCTGACGCCTTAACTCTTCGATTTCGACAGATCCTTAAGAAGATAATAGAG ACTAAAATGTTGATGGGTGAAGTGATGAGAGAAGCTGCCTTTTCACTTGCTGAGGCCAAGTTCACAGCAGGGGACTTCAG caCCACAGTaatccaaaatgtaaataaagccCAAGTGAAGATTAGAGCAAAGAAAGATAATGTAGCAG GTGTTACTTTGCCAGTATTTGAACATTACCATGAAGGAACTGACA GTTATGAACTGACTGGTTTAGCCAGAGGAGGTGAACAGTTGGCTAAACTGAAGAGGAATTATGCCAAAGCAGTGGAACTACTGGTGGAACTAGCTTCGCTGCAG ACTTCCTTTGTTACTTTGGATGAAGCTATTAAGATAACCAACAGGCGTGTAAATGCCATTGAACATG TCATCATTCCCCGGATTGAACGTACCCTTGCTTATATCATCACAGAgctggatgagagagagagagaagagttcTATAG GttaaagaaaatacaggagaagaaaaagattcTCAAGGAAAAGTCTGAGAAGGACTTGGAACAACGGAAGGCAGCTGGAGAGGTGATGGAACCTGCTAATCTTCTGGCTGAAGAGAAGGATGAGGATCTTCTCTTTGAATAA
- the ATP6V1D gene encoding V-type proton ATPase subunit D isoform X4 has product MAAKDRIEIFPSRMAQTIMRARLRGAQTGRNLLKKKSDALTLRFRQILKKIIETKMLMGEVMREAAFSLAEAKFTAGDFSTTVIQNVNKAQVKIRAKKDNVAGVTLPVFEHYHEGTDSYELTGLARGGEQLAKLKRNYAKAVELLVELASLQTSFVTLDEAIKITNRRVNAIEHG; this is encoded by the exons ATGGCGGCCAAAGACCGAATTGAAATCTTTCCCTCGAGAAt GGCACAGACCATCATGAGGGCTCGGTTAAGAGGAGCACAGACAGGTCGAAACCTCCTAAAGAAAAAATCTGACGCCTTAACTCTTCGATTTCGACAGATCCTTAAGAAGATAATAGAG ACTAAAATGTTGATGGGTGAAGTGATGAGAGAAGCTGCCTTTTCACTTGCTGAGGCCAAGTTCACAGCAGGGGACTTCAG caCCACAGTaatccaaaatgtaaataaagccCAAGTGAAGATTAGAGCAAAGAAAGATAATGTAGCAG GTGTTACTTTGCCAGTATTTGAACATTACCATGAAGGAACTGACA GTTATGAACTGACTGGTTTAGCCAGAGGAGGTGAACAGTTGGCTAAACTGAAGAGGAATTATGCCAAAGCAGTGGAACTACTGGTGGAACTAGCTTCGCTGCAG ACTTCCTTTGTTACTTTGGATGAAGCTATTAAGATAACCAACAGGCGTGTAAATGCCATTGAACATG Gttaa
- the ATP6V1D gene encoding V-type proton ATPase subunit D isoform X3 yields the protein MRARLRGAQTGRNLLKKKSDALTLRFRQILKKIIETKMLMGEVMREAAFSLAEAKFTAGDFSTTVIQNVNKAQVKIRAKKDNVAGVTLPVFEHYHEGTDSYELTGLARGGEQLAKLKRNYAKAVELLVELASLQTSFVTLDEAIKITNRRVNAIEHVIIPRIERTLAYIITELDEREREEFYRLKKIQEKKKILKEKSEKDLEQRKAAGEVMEPANLLAEEKDEDLLFE from the exons ATGAGGGCTCGGTTAAGAGGAGCACAGACAGGTCGAAACCTCCTAAAGAAAAAATCTGACGCCTTAACTCTTCGATTTCGACAGATCCTTAAGAAGATAATAGAG ACTAAAATGTTGATGGGTGAAGTGATGAGAGAAGCTGCCTTTTCACTTGCTGAGGCCAAGTTCACAGCAGGGGACTTCAG caCCACAGTaatccaaaatgtaaataaagccCAAGTGAAGATTAGAGCAAAGAAAGATAATGTAGCAG GTGTTACTTTGCCAGTATTTGAACATTACCATGAAGGAACTGACA GTTATGAACTGACTGGTTTAGCCAGAGGAGGTGAACAGTTGGCTAAACTGAAGAGGAATTATGCCAAAGCAGTGGAACTACTGGTGGAACTAGCTTCGCTGCAG ACTTCCTTTGTTACTTTGGATGAAGCTATTAAGATAACCAACAGGCGTGTAAATGCCATTGAACATG TCATCATTCCCCGGATTGAACGTACCCTTGCTTATATCATCACAGAgctggatgagagagagagagaagagttcTATAG GttaaagaaaatacaggagaagaaaaagattcTCAAGGAAAAGTCTGAGAAGGACTTGGAACAACGGAAGGCAGCTGGAGAGGTGATGGAACCTGCTAATCTTCTGGCTGAAGAGAAGGATGAGGATCTTCTCTTTGAATAA